In the Malus domestica chromosome 16, GDT2T_hap1 genome, one interval contains:
- the LOC103405353 gene encoding uncharacterized protein isoform X2, translating to MNHHHHHHHHHQIPSNHPEQDSSLPASSSGYRRISLPLLRRCISDPYNLPSATTPNYAFEHSLSASRCGGSLCNMTPSYSPDRLHFPKTPFHSPAAVLPPLPPPQTLQRSVSDLNPSPAKTSSRSSTSSQDFHFSTDIDTPNSKRLQRMKGRLREMSLWCQQLMREEDLMEEDEDHEEQAAEEKKEEEEEAEEEQVQTVDATDQDFHDNATATAEDDGGKEFAESVSVEKKDDCLVIHFRCHCDKAYQFLLSGGDCYYKLM from the exons atgaaccaccaccaccaccaccaccaccaccaccagatTCCATCCAACCACCCAGAACAAGACTCTTCTCTCCCTGCATCTTCTTCTGGCTACCGCAGGATCTCCCTCCCTCTTCTCCGCCGCTGCATCTCCGACCCCTACAACCTTCCGTCTGCGACCACCCCCAACTACGCATTTGAGCATTCTCTCTCTGCTTCTCGCTGTGGCGGTTCTTTGTGCAACATGACTCCGTCCTACTCTCCTGACCGACTCCACTTCCCCAAGACTCCGTTCCATTCCCCGGCAGCGGTCCTGCCTCCTCTTCCTCCACCGCAGACTCTCCAGCGCTCTGTCTCGGATCTCAACCCCTCTCCGGCCAAGACCTCCTCCcgctcctccacctcctcccaAGATTTCCACTTCTCCACCGACATTGACACCCCCAATTCTAAG AGGCTGCAGAGGATGAAGGGCCGATTGAGAGAGATGAGCCTGTGGTGCCAGCAACTGATGCGGGAAGAAGACTtaatggaagaagatgaagatcacGAGGAGCAAGCGgccgaagaaaaaaaagaagaagaagaagaagcggaAGAAGAACAAGTGCAAACTGTTGATGCTACTGATCAAGATTTTCATGACAATGCTACTGCTACTGCGGAG GATGACGGGGGGAAAGAATTTGCGGAATCTGTGAGTGTGGAGAAGAAGGATGACTGCTTGGTAATTCACTTCAGGTGTCACTGTGACAAAGCGTATCAGTTCCTTCTCAGTGGAGGTGACTGCTACTACAAGCTCATGTAG
- the LOC103405353 gene encoding uncharacterized protein isoform X1, with the protein MNHHHHHHHHHQIPSNHPEQDSSLPASSSGYRRISLPLLRRCISDPYNLPSATTPNYAFEHSLSASRCGGSLCNMTPSYSPDRLHFPKTPFHSPAAVLPPLPPPQTLQRSVSDLNPSPAKTSSRSSTSSQDFHFSTDIDTPNSKRLQRMKGRLREMSLWCQQLMREEDLMEEDEDHEEQAAEEKKEEEEEAEEEQVQTVDATDQDFHDNATATAENLQDDGGKEFAESVSVEKKDDCLVIHFRCHCDKAYQFLLSGGDCYYKLM; encoded by the exons atgaaccaccaccaccaccaccaccaccaccaccagatTCCATCCAACCACCCAGAACAAGACTCTTCTCTCCCTGCATCTTCTTCTGGCTACCGCAGGATCTCCCTCCCTCTTCTCCGCCGCTGCATCTCCGACCCCTACAACCTTCCGTCTGCGACCACCCCCAACTACGCATTTGAGCATTCTCTCTCTGCTTCTCGCTGTGGCGGTTCTTTGTGCAACATGACTCCGTCCTACTCTCCTGACCGACTCCACTTCCCCAAGACTCCGTTCCATTCCCCGGCAGCGGTCCTGCCTCCTCTTCCTCCACCGCAGACTCTCCAGCGCTCTGTCTCGGATCTCAACCCCTCTCCGGCCAAGACCTCCTCCcgctcctccacctcctcccaAGATTTCCACTTCTCCACCGACATTGACACCCCCAATTCTAAG AGGCTGCAGAGGATGAAGGGCCGATTGAGAGAGATGAGCCTGTGGTGCCAGCAACTGATGCGGGAAGAAGACTtaatggaagaagatgaagatcacGAGGAGCAAGCGgccgaagaaaaaaaagaagaagaagaagaagcggaAGAAGAACAAGTGCAAACTGTTGATGCTACTGATCAAGATTTTCATGACAATGCTACTGCTACTGCGGAG AATTTACAGGATGACGGGGGGAAAGAATTTGCGGAATCTGTGAGTGTGGAGAAGAAGGATGACTGCTTGGTAATTCACTTCAGGTGTCACTGTGACAAAGCGTATCAGTTCCTTCTCAGTGGAGGTGACTGCTACTACAAGCTCATGTAG